One window of Mesorhizobium loti R88b genomic DNA carries:
- a CDS encoding adenylate/guanylate cyclase domain-containing protein — protein MSTAQAEISTILMDKVADWLTQSALAGNDLETLVKGFCERLAAAGLPLKRVHLSFSMLHPLYDALGFTWIRGQGMEVEGFRSENGVHSDRFVTSPYYHLLSHKLDHMRRRLDPSMPSEFPVFDDLRLMGVTDYMAFVHPFNGDTSQGMMGSWSTDSDSGFSDGMISALLRIQNHLAIATKMAVLTKLADNMMTTYLGGDAGRRVLDGQIKRGEGDTIRAALVMGDMRGSTRLAETSGREVYIDTLNQFFDAIAAPFNRKGGQIMSFLGDGFIAVYPCERHRAQSEIACQAALAAAHEASARMMDLNLRRKKQGLGDMKFGIGLHVGNVMFGNVGLTDRLTFSVFGSAVNEVQRLQTLTKKYPHSVLASQDFAGYCGANSWLTLGKEELAGIKQKLTVLSPDLSGALALDEDGAPQPIYDRRSDAEQVMLLHRDAARLSAGDRRKLQ, from the coding sequence ATGAGCACAGCGCAAGCAGAAATTTCCACCATTCTCATGGATAAGGTTGCCGATTGGCTGACCCAATCGGCGCTGGCGGGCAACGATCTGGAAACATTGGTAAAAGGCTTTTGCGAACGGCTGGCTGCTGCCGGCCTGCCGCTGAAGCGGGTGCATTTGAGCTTTTCAATGCTTCATCCGCTTTATGACGCACTTGGCTTCACCTGGATTCGCGGCCAGGGCATGGAAGTGGAAGGCTTCCGCAGTGAGAACGGCGTTCATTCGGACAGATTCGTGACCAGCCCGTATTACCATCTGCTCAGCCATAAGCTCGACCATATGCGGCGCCGGCTCGACCCGTCGATGCCGTCGGAATTTCCTGTTTTCGATGACCTCAGGCTTATGGGCGTCACCGATTACATGGCTTTCGTCCATCCCTTCAACGGCGATACCAGTCAAGGTATGATGGGCTCCTGGTCCACCGACAGTGATTCAGGTTTCAGCGACGGCATGATTTCGGCCCTATTGCGGATCCAGAACCATCTCGCTATCGCAACCAAAATGGCGGTGCTCACCAAGCTCGCCGACAACATGATGACCACTTATCTCGGCGGCGACGCCGGTAGGCGCGTGCTGGACGGTCAGATCAAGCGCGGCGAGGGCGACACAATCCGGGCCGCATTGGTCATGGGCGATATGCGCGGGTCGACAAGGCTTGCCGAAACCTCCGGCCGCGAGGTCTATATCGATACGCTCAACCAGTTTTTCGATGCCATTGCTGCACCTTTCAATCGCAAAGGCGGGCAGATCATGAGTTTCCTGGGGGATGGCTTCATTGCCGTCTACCCCTGCGAAAGACACCGCGCACAGTCCGAGATCGCCTGCCAGGCTGCTCTGGCGGCAGCGCACGAGGCCAGCGCGCGCATGATGGATCTCAATCTGCGCAGAAAGAAGCAGGGGTTGGGCGATATGAAATTCGGTATCGGCCTGCATGTCGGCAATGTGATGTTCGGCAATGTCGGGCTTACCGACCGGCTCACATTCTCTGTCTTCGGCTCGGCTGTAAACGAGGTCCAGCGCCTCCAAACCCTGACCAAGAAATATCCGCACAGCGTTCTCGCCAGCCAAGACTTCGCCGGCTATTGCGGCGCCAACAGCTGGCTGACGCTCGGCAAGGAGGAACTGGCGGGTATCAAGCAGAAGCTGACGGTGCTTTCACCCGATCTATCGGGTGCTCTCGCACTCGATGAAGACGGTGCGCCACAGCCGATTTACGACCGGAGATCCGACGCCGAGCAGGTGATGCTGCTTCATCGCGATGCCGCGCGGCTGTCGGCGGGCGACCGGAGGAAGCTCCAGTAA
- a CDS encoding adenylate/guanylate cyclase domain-containing protein encodes MNEAQDLFSLLRQSTDVDPQAIDAIQRTISEGKDRELCRINAPAFASKHGLDEERAIGAFLHAARVGVFDISWNVLCPGCGGVLDTNATLKTMQKDEYTCALCAEGYSPTLDEMVEVTFTVNPRVRRIAAHNPHELPMVEYFRQIYWASGVDLPDEDFAKTIEAFSLEDIELAPGEKAVLPIQLPSEFIIIFEPVTHSAQFIDVKGEPTKERRSLSLVFDRDHVQNQTLEMQPGPLRISLENRTDTRVLPTVFIAGQELHDLLGKRRPFLTAKRLLTNQTFRDLYRTDTLDINQRLKITSLTFLFTDLRGSTALYERVGDLSAFDLVRSHFQVLHEIVAAEAGAVVKTIGDAVMATFATPDRAIAAALRMRDAMRALNDKSGREDLLLKIGVHAGPCIAVSMNERQDYFGQTVNIASRVQNLANAQAIFATRAVVEDNLTADLLRRNALTPEPHEVSLRGIEREIAVYMIP; translated from the coding sequence ATGAACGAAGCTCAGGATCTGTTCTCGCTTCTGCGGCAATCGACCGATGTCGATCCACAGGCAATCGACGCGATCCAGCGAACCATCTCGGAGGGCAAGGACCGCGAACTTTGCCGCATCAATGCGCCGGCCTTCGCCAGCAAGCATGGCCTCGACGAGGAGCGCGCCATAGGCGCCTTTCTCCATGCGGCGCGGGTGGGCGTCTTCGACATTTCCTGGAATGTTCTGTGCCCCGGCTGTGGCGGCGTGCTCGACACCAACGCCACGCTGAAAACCATGCAGAAGGACGAATACACCTGCGCGCTGTGCGCCGAGGGCTATTCGCCGACCCTCGACGAGATGGTTGAGGTGACATTCACCGTCAATCCCCGCGTGCGCAGGATTGCCGCCCACAATCCACACGAATTGCCGATGGTGGAATATTTCCGCCAGATCTACTGGGCGTCCGGCGTCGATCTGCCGGACGAGGATTTCGCGAAAACGATCGAAGCGTTCTCGCTGGAGGATATCGAGCTTGCACCCGGTGAAAAGGCGGTTCTGCCCATACAGCTTCCGTCCGAATTCATCATTATCTTCGAGCCGGTCACCCATTCAGCGCAGTTCATCGACGTGAAGGGCGAACCAACAAAGGAGCGCCGAAGCCTCTCTTTGGTCTTCGACCGCGACCATGTCCAGAACCAGACGCTGGAGATGCAACCCGGCCCGTTGCGCATTTCGCTGGAAAACAGGACCGACACCCGTGTGCTGCCGACGGTCTTTATCGCCGGCCAGGAATTGCATGATCTCCTCGGCAAACGCCGGCCCTTCCTCACAGCCAAGCGCTTGCTCACCAACCAGACGTTCCGCGATCTCTATCGCACGGATACGCTCGACATCAACCAGCGCCTGAAGATCACCAGCCTGACTTTCCTGTTCACCGACCTGCGCGGGTCGACCGCGCTTTACGAGCGGGTGGGCGACCTTTCAGCGTTCGATCTTGTGCGCTCGCATTTCCAGGTTCTGCACGAGATCGTCGCGGCGGAGGCGGGCGCGGTGGTGAAGACGATCGGTGATGCGGTGATGGCGACCTTCGCGACGCCTGACCGTGCGATTGCAGCGGCCCTCAGGATGCGCGATGCCATGCGTGCGCTCAACGACAAGAGCGGGCGCGAGGATCTGCTTCTCAAGATCGGAGTCCATGCCGGCCCTTGCATCGCCGTGTCCATGAACGAGCGGCAGGACTATTTCGGCCAGACGGTCAACATCGCTTCGCGGGTCCAGAACCTAGCCAACGCCCAAGCGATCTTCGCCACCCGTGCGGTGGTTGAAGACAATCTCACCGCCGATCTTTTGCGCAGGAACGCGCTGACGCCCGAACCCCACGAGGTTTCGCTGCGCGGCATTGAGCGGGAGATAGCAGTATATATGATCCCTTGA
- a CDS encoding class I SAM-dependent methyltransferase — translation MSRLDNFISRMSAQRDILNQICPEVSKMEGPVLELGLGNGRTFHHLRERLPGRRIVVFDREVGAHASSIPDAENLVLGEIRETAVRFIGIDAALVHADIGTGYDDRDAITSTWLPDLIARLLRVGGFAVSGTPLDHPLLQRLPPPTSEPADRYFLSRRV, via the coding sequence ATGAGTCGCCTCGATAATTTCATCAGCAGGATGAGCGCGCAGCGCGACATTCTCAATCAAATCTGCCCCGAAGTGTCGAAGATGGAGGGGCCTGTGCTTGAGCTCGGCCTCGGCAATGGCCGGACGTTCCACCATCTGCGCGAGCGCCTGCCCGGGCGCCGGATTGTGGTGTTCGACCGCGAAGTCGGCGCACATGCCAGCTCCATACCCGACGCTGAAAACCTCGTGCTCGGCGAAATACGCGAGACGGCGGTCAGGTTCATCGGCATCGACGCCGCTCTTGTCCATGCCGACATCGGCACCGGCTATGACGATCGCGACGCAATAACCTCTACCTGGCTTCCCGATCTGATCGCGCGCCTGCTTCGCGTCGGCGGCTTCGCGGTCAGCGGCACGCCGCTCGATCACCCGCTGTTGCAACGCCTTCCGCCGCCGACTTCGGAGCCCGCCGATCGTTATTTTCTCAGCAGGCGCGTGTGA
- a CDS encoding ABC transporter permease, with protein MSTQSPLPAPGAPLQHYVSTAPFDLQSVEAMTPEQSKVYQASQLRLMWWKFRKHRIAVVSGIFLAALYFGILICEFLAPYNLHTRNMDYIYSPPQRVHLFHNGQLVGPFVYGRQMTLDMDTLKRNYVEKQDDVQRIRFFCKGDSYRFWGLIEGDRHFVCPAENGQLFLAGTDRLGRDVLSRIIYGARISLTIGLVGISFSFVLGIVIGGLAGYHGGIFDLIVQRIIEVLQSIPSIPLWLALAAIMPITWSPILIYFGITVILGLIHWTGLARAVRSKLLALREEDYVLAAQLMGASSSRIIGRHLIPGFMSHLIATATISIPGMILGETALSFLGLGLRAPTTSWGILLTEARSVSVIAFYPWLLLPMLPVILVIMAFNFFGDGLRDAADPYK; from the coding sequence ATGAGCACGCAATCGCCGCTGCCCGCTCCGGGTGCTCCACTGCAACACTACGTTTCCACCGCGCCCTTTGACCTGCAGTCGGTCGAGGCGATGACGCCCGAGCAATCGAAGGTCTATCAGGCGTCGCAGTTGCGGCTGATGTGGTGGAAATTCCGAAAGCACCGGATTGCCGTCGTATCCGGCATATTCCTGGCAGCGCTTTATTTCGGGATACTGATCTGCGAGTTCCTGGCGCCCTACAACCTGCACACGCGCAACATGGACTACATCTATTCGCCGCCGCAGCGGGTGCACCTGTTCCACAACGGCCAGCTTGTCGGGCCGTTCGTCTATGGCCGCCAGATGACGCTGGATATGGACACGCTCAAGCGGAACTACGTCGAGAAACAGGATGATGTTCAGCGAATCCGTTTCTTCTGCAAGGGCGACAGTTACCGGTTCTGGGGCCTGATCGAAGGTGACAGGCATTTTGTCTGCCCTGCCGAAAACGGCCAGCTCTTTCTCGCCGGCACTGACAGGCTGGGGCGCGATGTGCTCTCGCGCATCATCTATGGCGCACGCATCTCACTGACAATCGGCCTCGTCGGCATCAGTTTCAGCTTTGTGCTCGGCATTGTCATCGGCGGACTGGCCGGCTATCACGGCGGTATCTTCGACCTGATCGTTCAACGGATAATCGAAGTTCTGCAATCGATCCCCAGCATTCCGCTATGGCTGGCTCTGGCGGCGATCATGCCGATAACCTGGAGCCCGATCCTGATCTATTTCGGCATCACCGTCATCCTCGGGCTGATCCACTGGACCGGACTGGCGCGGGCCGTGCGTTCAAAGCTTCTAGCCTTGCGCGAGGAGGATTACGTTCTGGCCGCGCAATTGATGGGCGCCAGCAGCAGCCGCATCATCGGGCGTCACCTCATTCCCGGCTTCATGTCGCATCTGATCGCGACGGCGACGATCTCCATACCCGGCATGATCCTGGGCGAGACGGCGCTGAGCTTCCTCGGGCTCGGGCTGAGGGCGCCGACAACCAGCTGGGGCATCCTGCTCACCGAGGCACGCAGCGTCAGCGTGATCGCCTTCTATCCATGGCTGCTCTTGCCGATGCTCCCCGTCATTCTCGTCATCATGGCGTTCAACTTCTTCGGCGACGGGTTGCGGGACGCTGCGGACCCCTACAAGTGA
- a CDS encoding ABC transporter ATP-binding protein: protein MNSGVDLLRIEDVGISFAIIGGPLHAVRRANLRVLPGKVTALVGESGSGKSVLSQAVMGILPNTAHVRGRILFSDPEKPGTTQDILQMPRDGPEIRALRGSRIGKIFQEPMTSLSPLHTIGNQVSESLKIHTPMARAERKARTEEMLSLVGFPNPKRAYDMYPFELSGGLRQRAMIAMALICRPALLIADEPTTALDVTIQAQILQLLRGLQTKLNMAMLLITHDLGVVANVADEVVVIYHGEIVEAGPVEAIFRRPGHPYLKGLMAAVPHFDLKPGERLKALREVPVNVGNLLGKQTAPASKGPDDILLSVRDLTKTFTIRKSGWFGGGHQTPVRAVDGVSFDIRRGECLGLVGESGSGKTTVSKILMRAVTPSSGSVIFNGRDGPIDVLEAEGDALRMLRAKIQMVFQDPVSSLSPRMTVENILSEPLEIHQRGNAAARLATVKSLMQAIGLDPRFIKRYPHSFSGGQRQRIGIARALALGPELLICDEPVSALDVSVQAQILNLLKDLQKELGLTYLFISHNLAVVDYMADRIAVMCGGRIVELAPREILLRKPIHPYTRSLVAAVPFPDLDRPMDFKTLKHSGASDTSAWGPQFRDEGDEDMLSPLDLGGGHLVLARRSADVSELRH from the coding sequence ATGAATTCGGGCGTTGATCTGCTGCGGATCGAGGATGTTGGCATCTCCTTTGCCATCATCGGGGGACCCTTGCATGCCGTCAGGCGTGCAAATCTCCGCGTCCTGCCCGGCAAGGTTACCGCGCTTGTGGGCGAGTCAGGTTCCGGAAAATCGGTTCTGAGCCAGGCAGTGATGGGCATTTTGCCGAACACAGCCCATGTTCGCGGCCGTATCCTGTTTTCCGATCCTGAAAAGCCCGGCACGACGCAGGATATCCTACAGATGCCGCGTGACGGACCCGAAATCCGGGCGTTGAGAGGGAGCCGCATCGGCAAGATCTTTCAGGAGCCGATGACATCGCTGTCGCCGCTGCACACGATCGGCAACCAGGTCAGCGAATCCCTGAAGATTCATACGCCCATGGCTCGGGCGGAGCGCAAGGCGCGGACAGAGGAAATGCTCAGCCTTGTCGGATTTCCCAATCCCAAGCGCGCCTATGACATGTATCCCTTCGAGCTTTCGGGAGGACTGCGTCAGCGCGCCATGATCGCCATGGCCCTTATCTGCCGGCCAGCTTTGTTGATCGCCGACGAGCCGACGACAGCGTTGGACGTCACAATCCAGGCGCAAATCCTGCAATTGCTGCGCGGGCTTCAGACGAAGCTGAACATGGCGATGCTGCTGATCACGCACGACCTTGGCGTGGTCGCCAATGTCGCCGACGAGGTGGTGGTCATCTACCATGGCGAGATCGTGGAAGCGGGACCTGTCGAGGCGATATTCCGCCGGCCAGGTCACCCTTACCTGAAGGGTCTGATGGCAGCCGTTCCGCATTTCGACCTGAAGCCTGGTGAAAGGCTAAAGGCGCTCCGCGAGGTGCCGGTCAATGTCGGGAACCTGCTCGGCAAGCAGACGGCGCCGGCATCGAAGGGGCCGGACGACATCCTGCTGTCGGTCAGGGATCTGACAAAGACCTTCACCATCCGCAAGTCCGGATGGTTCGGCGGCGGTCATCAAACCCCTGTTCGCGCCGTGGACGGCGTGAGCTTCGATATCAGGCGGGGCGAGTGCCTGGGTCTGGTCGGCGAAAGCGGCTCCGGCAAAACCACCGTCAGCAAGATCCTCATGCGGGCTGTCACCCCTAGCAGCGGCTCTGTGATCTTCAACGGCCGCGATGGACCGATCGACGTCTTGGAAGCCGAGGGAGACGCCCTGCGCATGCTGCGCGCGAAAATCCAGATGGTCTTCCAAGATCCTGTTTCGTCGCTTTCACCTCGCATGACGGTGGAGAACATCTTGAGTGAGCCGCTGGAAATCCATCAACGTGGCAATGCCGCGGCCCGACTCGCCACGGTCAAGAGCCTGATGCAGGCAATCGGGCTCGATCCGCGCTTCATCAAGCGTTATCCGCACAGTTTCTCCGGCGGGCAGCGTCAGCGTATCGGCATCGCGCGCGCATTGGCGCTGGGGCCTGAACTCCTGATCTGCGACGAGCCGGTTTCGGCACTCGATGTCTCTGTCCAGGCGCAGATCCTGAACCTTCTAAAGGACCTGCAGAAGGAACTGGGCCTGACCTACTTGTTCATATCCCACAACCTGGCGGTGGTGGACTACATGGCGGACCGCATCGCGGTGATGTGCGGCGGGCGTATCGTCGAGCTTGCGCCGCGCGAAATTCTGCTTAGGAAACCGATCCACCCCTACACGCGCTCGCTGGTCGCCGCCGTGCCTTTCCCCGATCTCGACAGGCCGATGGATTTCAAGACGCTGAAGCACAGCGGCGCTTCCGACACCAGCGCATGGGGACCGCAATTCCGCGACGAGGGCGACGAGGATATGCTGTCGCCGCTCGACCTTGGCGGCGGCCACCTCGTGCTGGCCCGACGTTCGGCCGATGTCAGCGAGTTACGCCATTGA
- a CDS encoding nucleotide sugar dehydrogenase, whose amino-acid sequence MSTRAAQVGVIGLGYVGLPLSVAIARAGFPVSGFDIEAGKVESLNNGQSYIEAVTSTALAGHVASGRFRATADFAELAVCDVIIICVPTPLTKHREPDLSFVTNTAGAIAKHLRLGQLIVLESTTYPGTTDDVVKPILEETGLQSKIDFFLGFSPEREDPGNRSFVVATIPKVVAGDGIKAATLVQAFYQNVVETVVPVSSTATAEAVKLTENIFRSVNIALVNELKVVLGAMGIDIWEVIEAAKTKPFGYMPFYPGPGLGGHCVPIDPFYLTWKAREYELPTRFIELAAEINTAMPRHVVDELAKALDRRCGKALSRSRILIIGLAYKKNVPDIRESPSLRLIELIEEWGGKAEFHDPHVTEIPTTREHMAIKGRRSVELTEAALKEFDAVVVATDHDAIDYRAIADHALLIVDTCNVFGRLGLARETVVKA is encoded by the coding sequence ATTTCGACGCGCGCCGCGCAAGTCGGCGTGATCGGACTGGGCTATGTCGGGTTGCCGCTGTCGGTTGCGATCGCACGCGCCGGCTTTCCGGTTTCCGGCTTCGACATCGAAGCCGGAAAGGTCGAGAGCCTGAACAACGGCCAATCCTACATCGAGGCGGTGACATCGACGGCCCTTGCCGGCCATGTGGCGAGCGGACGGTTCCGCGCCACCGCGGACTTTGCCGAACTGGCCGTCTGCGATGTCATCATCATCTGCGTCCCGACCCCGCTGACCAAACACCGTGAGCCGGATCTCTCTTTTGTCACGAACACGGCAGGCGCCATCGCAAAACATCTGCGTCTCGGCCAGCTGATCGTGCTGGAATCGACCACCTATCCCGGTACCACCGACGACGTGGTCAAGCCCATACTGGAAGAAACCGGCTTGCAGTCGAAGATAGACTTCTTCCTCGGCTTCTCGCCCGAACGCGAGGATCCCGGCAACCGCAGCTTTGTAGTCGCGACGATCCCCAAGGTTGTGGCAGGCGACGGCATTAAAGCGGCGACGCTCGTGCAGGCTTTCTACCAGAACGTGGTCGAGACCGTTGTTCCGGTTTCCAGCACGGCAACCGCCGAAGCGGTCAAGCTGACGGAAAACATCTTCCGCTCGGTCAACATAGCCCTGGTCAACGAGTTGAAGGTCGTGCTCGGTGCCATGGGCATCGACATCTGGGAAGTGATCGAGGCTGCTAAGACCAAGCCCTTCGGCTACATGCCTTTCTATCCTGGCCCCGGACTGGGCGGGCACTGCGTTCCGATCGATCCTTTCTACCTGACGTGGAAGGCGCGCGAATACGAACTGCCGACCCGCTTCATCGAACTGGCGGCAGAGATCAACACGGCGATGCCGCGGCACGTGGTCGATGAACTGGCGAAGGCGCTGGACCGGCGCTGCGGCAAAGCCCTCAGCCGCTCGCGCATTCTCATCATCGGGCTCGCCTATAAGAAGAATGTGCCCGACATCCGAGAAAGTCCCTCATTGCGGCTCATCGAGCTCATCGAGGAATGGGGCGGCAAGGCGGAATTCCATGACCCGCATGTTACCGAGATCCCAACCACACGCGAGCATATGGCGATCAAGGGGCGCCGCTCGGTCGAATTGACCGAGGCGGCCTTGAAAGAGTTCGATGCGGTCGTCGTTGCAACCGACCACGACGCGATCGACTATCGGGCGATCGCTGATCACGCCCTTCTGATCGTCGACACATGCAATGTTTTTGGCCGCCTCGGGCTGGCCCGAGAGACGGTGGTGAAGGCCTGA
- a CDS encoding ABC transporter substrate-binding protein: MINRRTVLGLMASTFLPSPVRAGDLEPEFLQPLLAARALPALAERLPKRPRALNLAAMGRQPGEYGGTLRTIIGSQKDIRMMTIYGYARLVGYDEKLNMQPDILDSFDVANDRVFTFKIREGHKWSDGSLLTPEDFRYCWEDVWLNDELSEGGLAPALLADGKPPRFEIVDPLTVRYSWDAPNPDFLPKLAAASPLSLVLPAAYLKQFHKKYQDPFRLAGLMKEYRTPKWTLLHIRMSRQYRPENPELPTLDPWQNRTKPPAEQFIFERNPFFHRIDENGRQLPYVDRIVMNVSSSAIISAKTGAGESDLQCMGIDFADYSFLKDAEKRYPVKMHLWKRTQGSRLALLPNLNCADQVWRGLFRDVRVRRALSLAVDRREINMAVFYGLAQESADTVLPESPLYRPEFAKAWVTHDPDQANALLDEVGLQARDDDGLRILPDGRPAQVIVETAGESTLETDALELITDHWRKIGIALFIRTSQRDIFRSRALGGEIMMSMWSGIDNGVPTADMNPYQLAPTIDDQLQWPLWGAHYLSHGMVGEAPDLPPVVELMALLKRWNASTEAAERAEIWNSMLSIYTDQVFSIGTVNATHQPVLASSRLRNLPDKALYGYDPTAYFGVYMPDTFWLGET; encoded by the coding sequence TTGATCAACCGGCGCACCGTCCTTGGCCTCATGGCTTCGACATTTCTGCCGAGCCCGGTGCGCGCCGGCGATCTGGAGCCGGAATTTCTTCAGCCGCTGCTGGCGGCCAGGGCGCTGCCTGCACTCGCCGAGCGCTTGCCCAAGCGTCCGCGCGCGTTGAATCTCGCTGCGATGGGCCGGCAGCCCGGCGAGTATGGCGGCACGCTGCGCACGATCATCGGCAGCCAGAAAGATATCCGGATGATGACGATCTATGGGTATGCTCGCCTGGTCGGCTACGACGAAAAGCTCAACATGCAACCCGACATTCTCGACAGTTTCGACGTAGCGAATGATCGCGTCTTCACTTTCAAGATACGGGAAGGACATAAATGGTCTGACGGTAGCCTGCTGACGCCGGAAGATTTTCGCTATTGCTGGGAAGATGTCTGGCTGAACGATGAACTTTCGGAAGGCGGGCTCGCCCCGGCCCTGCTGGCGGACGGCAAACCACCACGCTTCGAGATCGTCGATCCGTTGACGGTCCGCTATAGTTGGGATGCGCCCAATCCCGACTTCTTGCCCAAGCTCGCCGCTGCTTCGCCGCTATCGCTTGTTCTGCCGGCCGCCTATCTCAAGCAGTTCCACAAGAAATACCAGGATCCATTCCGGCTCGCCGGCCTGATGAAGGAGTACCGGACCCCGAAATGGACGCTCCTGCATATCCGCATGTCGCGGCAGTATCGACCGGAGAACCCGGAGCTGCCGACGCTCGATCCCTGGCAGAACCGGACCAAGCCGCCGGCTGAGCAGTTCATCTTCGAGCGCAACCCGTTCTTTCATCGAATAGACGAGAATGGCCGGCAACTGCCCTATGTTGACCGGATTGTCATGAATGTCAGCTCCTCGGCGATCATTTCCGCCAAGACCGGTGCGGGCGAGAGCGACCTGCAATGCATGGGAATTGACTTCGCCGACTACTCCTTCCTGAAGGACGCGGAGAAGCGTTACCCGGTGAAGATGCATCTCTGGAAACGTACACAGGGCTCGCGGCTGGCGCTGCTGCCCAATCTGAATTGTGCCGACCAGGTGTGGCGTGGCCTCTTCCGTGACGTGCGCGTGCGCCGCGCACTTTCGCTCGCTGTGGACAGGCGCGAGATCAACATGGCTGTGTTCTACGGATTGGCGCAGGAAAGTGCCGATACGGTCCTGCCGGAGAGCCCGCTCTACCGACCGGAATTCGCGAAAGCCTGGGTCACCCATGATCCCGACCAGGCCAATGCGCTGCTCGACGAGGTCGGGCTTCAGGCGCGTGACGATGACGGCTTGCGGATACTTCCCGACGGACGCCCGGCGCAGGTCATCGTGGAAACGGCCGGCGAAAGCACCCTGGAAACCGACGCGCTCGAACTCATCACCGATCACTGGCGCAAGATCGGCATTGCCCTGTTCATCCGGACTTCGCAGCGAGACATCTTCCGCAGCCGCGCGCTTGGCGGCGAGATCATGATGTCGATGTGGTCGGGCATCGACAACGGCGTGCCGACCGCCGACATGAACCCGTACCAATTGGCCCCCACCATCGACGACCAGCTGCAATGGCCGCTCTGGGGTGCTCACTACTTGTCTCATGGCATGGTCGGTGAGGCGCCCGATCTTCCTCCTGTGGTCGAGCTGATGGCTTTGCTCAAGCGCTGGAACGCATCGACCGAAGCCGCGGAGCGCGCCGAAATCTGGAATTCAATGCTGTCGATCTACACCGATCAGGTGTTTTCGATCGGCACGGTGAATGCAACGCATCAGCCGGTTCTGGCGTCCTCGCGGCTGCGCAACCTGCCTGACAAGGCGCTCTACGGCTACGACCCGACGGCCTATTTCGGTGTCTATATGCCGGATACATTCTGGCTTGGAGAGACCTGA
- a CDS encoding ABC transporter permease, giving the protein MLRYIVWRIAVMVPTLLVISALVFTIIELPPGDYFDSYVAELRAQGEAVDSDRIQMMRKEYGFDQPPVIRYFYWVGGMLHGDFGYSFEYELPVRDVVGDRMWLTVLVSFVTIIVTWLIAFPIGMYSATHQYSWGDYGLTFLGLLGLAIPNFMLALILMYFANIWFGTSIGHLMDQQYLGEPMSWAKAQSILAHLWIPVLIIGTGGTASMIRRLRANLLDELHKQYVVTARAKGLHPFKALVKYPLRMALNFFISDIGSILPAIISGAEITAIVLSLETTGPMLIRALQSQDMYLAGSFLMFLAFLTVIGVLISDLALALLDPRIRLQGGSTK; this is encoded by the coding sequence GTGCTTCGATATATTGTCTGGCGCATCGCCGTGATGGTTCCAACGTTGCTGGTCATATCGGCGCTGGTGTTCACGATCATCGAACTTCCGCCGGGCGACTATTTCGACAGCTATGTTGCCGAGCTTCGGGCCCAGGGCGAAGCGGTGGATTCCGATCGCATCCAGATGATGCGCAAGGAATATGGTTTCGACCAGCCGCCGGTCATTCGCTACTTCTATTGGGTCGGCGGAATGCTGCACGGCGATTTCGGCTATTCCTTCGAATATGAGCTGCCGGTTCGCGACGTCGTCGGCGACCGAATGTGGCTGACCGTGCTGGTTTCCTTCGTCACGATCATCGTCACCTGGCTCATCGCGTTTCCGATCGGCATGTACTCCGCCACGCATCAATACAGTTGGGGCGACTACGGCCTGACGTTCTTGGGCCTTCTCGGCCTTGCCATTCCGAACTTCATGCTGGCGTTGATCCTGATGTATTTTGCCAACATCTGGTTCGGCACGTCCATCGGCCATCTCATGGACCAGCAATATCTCGGCGAGCCGATGAGCTGGGCCAAGGCGCAGTCGATCCTCGCCCATCTCTGGATCCCGGTCTTGATCATCGGCACCGGGGGCACGGCAAGCATGATCCGGCGGCTGCGCGCCAATCTGCTCGATGAGCTACACAAGCAATATGTCGTGACCGCGCGCGCCAAAGGCCTTCATCCCTTCAAGGCGCTGGTAAAATATCCGCTGCGCATGGCGCTGAATTTCTTCATCTCCGACATCGGCTCTATCCTGCCGGCCATCATCTCCGGCGCCGAAATAACCGCGATCGTGCTGTCTTTGGAAACGACCGGGCCGATGCTGATCAGGGCGCTGCAGAGCCAGGACATGTATCTGGCAGGGTCGTTTCTGATGTTCCTCGCCTTCCTGACGGTCATCGGTGTCCTGATTTCCGACCTGGCGCTGGCGCTGCTTGATCCACGAATTCGTTTGCAGGGCGGCAGCACCAAATGA